In the Panthera uncia isolate 11264 chromosome B1, Puncia_PCG_1.0, whole genome shotgun sequence genome, CGAGGGCAGCGCTGAAAAGCCACGTGGCGTGAGTAGGCGGGTCCCAAGTCACAGCACCTTACCTAAAAGGACCCACACCCGGACCAGCGGCTTCCATGACCGTTCAGAGCTCGGCTGAGTTGAAACGCTCCTTCACTCCATTAACGGTTTCCAGCCTCCCCCCAGATCACTCCTGTCCGAGGACCTCACGCCATCCCCAAGCCCCCCATCCACGAGCAGCTGTCCAGGTGCTTAAACTGCCCGGCTGCTGTAGCGCCCCGCGCACCTGCCCCGGTTCACCTGCCAGCCCGGCCCCCTGTCCCCCTCCACGGCACCTGCCCCTCTATTGCCACGTCCTCCTGTGGCACCGGGTGGGGCGGCCCTGGGGGACGACGGGACTGCCGGGCACGTGGCCAGGTACGTATGAACAGTCTGCACGCTTACACTGCTAATTCACTTCTGGTGTGCGTACAGCATCGATCCCCAAGGACCCTGAAGGCAGTGTGGTGTTTCctacttctctgttttctcccaaAGCTTACCACAGTGTCGCAGGAGTGACACAACCCATGTGTGCTGACTGCAGTAGACgtttacaaaacaaaaagctgtatGTCAAGTTTCGCGTAAAACAGGCTGTGAACGTGTCATACGAGATGGCCAGAATCTGTGCTACAGTATAATTCTAAGAGTTTAACATGaacatcttgatctcagaataAGAATCAAGATGTAGACAGACGacacacatcttttaaaaacacgcttttaaaaacataaaggaggggcgcctgggtggcgcagtcggttaagcgtccaacttcagccaggtcacgatctcgcggtccgtgagttcgagccccgcgtcgggctctgggctgatggctcggagcctggagcctgcttccgattctgtgtctccctctctctctgcccctcccccgttcatgctctgtctctctctgtcccaaaaataaataaaaaacgttgaaaaaaaattaaaaaaaaaatgtcataaaaacataaaggaaacaaatacacagaTAACAATTCCAGGTCCTAAACAACCTTATTCAGAAACGAAAACACGAGAAAACCATCCCGATGTGGGACAGCCGCCACTGAGACGGCGGGCAGGAAGCCCGGATCCGCCCTCCCCACAGACACTGATTCAGCAACCGTTCACACACACAGTCCCTCCGTGAGAAATGCGACACTGATGGAGAGGCCCCTGTGCAGGAGAGCCCACACTCGCCGCGGCCGGGAGGGGCACTCAGGGCACCCTCCCGCACCACACGATCGGGAAGAGAccccagaggaggaaggagctgCGGCACGCGCCCAGCACCCCAACTTTTTCGAGGGGCTCCCGGAGGACTGGCCTCGAGCTCGCCGGTCCTGGAGTTCTGACAGTCCGGCAGAGCCCGGCTGCCCGTGGGGAGCAGCGGCAACGGCTTGGCTGGTCGACCCCACAGCGGCCTGCTCtgccccagagcctggggccaggCTGACCAGCGGGGTCGTGTCCCGCGTGAGGAGTGTGTGCAGACCTGGAGAGGTGCCGGCCTGGTCTAATGCACAGACACCAACGGAGCCGGGAGCGGGACCAGGCAACGGAGCTCTGAACCAAGGAACAGAGAGAACCCTCCAAAAGCACCCCTTGGTGAGACGGGACTGAAGGGTTTACGTGACAGAGAATTACACACAACTGTCACGAAGATGCTCAATGAAGTCACGAGAACAACATGCACGACCACAAGCGAGAATTTCAAGCCAgacagaaaaatgtttaaaaacaaataccagacagaaatcaaggaactgaGAACACGGTGAAGAACAGAAAAGTTCACTAGAAAGTTtaccaaagtgatctacagatgtAACGGCCATCCCTACCAGAATCGCGATGCttttttacagaaacagaaaaaacaattctcaaattcacaggaaaccacaaaagaccgCAAATAGTCATGTcactcttgagaaagaagaacaacgatgaaggcatcacacttcttgatttcaaactctaTCTCAAAGCTAATCAAAGTTGCCCGGCACTGACACGCAGTCCGATGGAACAGAACGCAGAGCCCAGAGAGAAATCCACCAGGTGTGGTCAGTCCATTTCTGACAACGGGGCAAGGGCAGTACCTTCGACAGGTGCTGCTGGGGAGACCGGACAGCCACGTGCAAAGGAACGAAATGGGACCACGTTCccacaccagacacaaaaggcaaGTCAGAATGGACTCAAGTCTTAAAAATAAGACCCAAAGCTGagactcctggaagaaaacatgggggaaaaaCCTTCATGatgttggtcttggcaatgatttcatggATAGACACCAAGGGCAGGCAAcagatatgaaaacaaacaactggGACTGCATGAAACGAATATCCTGCTTTAAGCAAAGGAAACGATCACTGGGGTGAAAACAccacctacagaatgggagaaaatatctgtgaaCCACATAACTGATAGCAGATTAGTCTTCAACGTACATAAAGAACCACAACTCGATcgtaaaaatcaaagaaaatcagaTTCAAAAAATGGCCTAAGGACTTGAACCGTTTTCCAGAGAGGCCAACAGCTGTATGAAAAGATGGTCAGCATCACTCGGAACCTGGACCCACAGGGAGGAGCCGCCTCGCACCTGTCAGGACGGCTGTCGTCAAGCACACAAGACGAgtgttggcgagggtgtggagagaCAGGAAGCCTCGCAGTGTGGGGAGAGTGAAGATGgggcagccgctgtggaaaatgGTTCGGAGGTTTTATTTTCTAACACCGagctaccttatgatccagcaaaccCACTTCTGAGTTTTCCAAAATGACCGAAATCACGATCTCGAAGAGCTGTGAGCTCCTTCCCTGTGACGCACAACAGCTAAGACACGCAGACAACCGCAGCGCCCGCGGCAGGTGCACGACACGGAAAGTGTGCTGGACACACAGAACGGAAAACTGTTCAGACTGAAAAAAGGAGATTCTTCGATATGCAACGTGGATGAGCCTTGAGGATGTGATGCTCAGAGCGGCGAGCCcgtcacagaaggacaaacacCGCTTGGTTCCACGATACGAGTCACCTACAATGGTCAAACTCACAGATCAGTGTGGAATGCCGGGTGCCCGGGGCTGGAGGAGGGCGGCAGGGAGCTGCTTATCACCAGACATGAAGTGTCGGCCACGCAACAGGAGACAAGCTCAAAAGAGCTGCAATAATACCGTTACCTAAAAACTGGCTAAAAGGGTAGATCTCAAGTGTTAACATAAGATGAGAGAAACATTTCAGAAAGATGTGTGTAATTCATATATACACTTTTGGACCTTGtttcaaaaacatttgaaagaaagaaaaacaaaatcaccttTTCTGGGGCTTACAGAATACGATCAGCTCAGATCCACTATTTTGTTATGGAGCCAGAAgcttaaaacatttgtttaaaattagcaggggcacctgggtgacccagtcggttaagcatccgacttcggcttaggtcatgtcagagttcatgggttcaagccccatgtcgggctctgtgctgacagctcggagcccggagcctgctttggattctggattctgagtctccctctctctctgcacctctcccacttgtgctgtctctctctccctctctcaaaaataaatggtattaaaaacatttttttaataaaataaaataaaataaaataaaattagtaacatggaggggcgcccggtggctcagtcgattaagcgtctgactctcggtttctgctcaggttgtgatctcacggtttgtcgggctctgctctgacagcgtggagcctgcttgggattctctctccctctctctcaaaataaataaacgttaaaaaagttagTAACACGGAATTCAACCAAATGAGCGGTTACTGTGGACGCCATGACCTGGTCTGGCGGGGACCCCGAGCATGGTGCACAGGGAAGCTGTGGCACGGATGCGAGACGGGAAGGGGGCCCTGCCCGGCTCCCCAGGTCGTGCTGACGAGGAAAGAGACAGGTGAGCCCCACGCCCGCGGAAACACTCACCTTCAGGAGCATCCAGGAAACGCAGGTGAAGGGGGTGCTGACCTCCAGGAGCAGCGTGATCATGGCCAGGTAGTGGCCGGCTCTGAGGTTGACCACCGAGCCGAGAAAGCCCAGGAAGGCAAAGAGGTGGTGGACGACCAGAAACCAGTCAAACGTCCGGAAGAGCACGTTGGACACGTGAACCGCGACgttttcaaagagaaagaatcccgtTGCCGTCGCCACGTGAAACCAGCACCAGTTCTGCTGGCCGCACGCCTTATCGGCCTGGAGCACGGGGTCTGCCAGCAAGGCCCACAGGCCCGCGGCCGTGCTCTGAACGCCAAAGACCGCGCGGGTGGCCGCCAGGTTCCAGAAGACCTTCTCTCTGGCCACCAGGGAGCGGTAGGTGGCATTCAGGGAGGATGACAGCTGGTGGCAGACGACGAAGACGCCCACGTAGAAGACGAAGCCGGCGACCACGAGCGTTGAGCGGATCTTCCAGGACGTGTAGTCCAGGTCGAAAATGCTCCCTGCTGTGCCGCCATCGCTCACATGAGTCATCGTCCTAGGTGCAGAGGATTAAAGGCGTCCCaggaccaatgcagggctcgggcGCCCACACCGCGTCTCGTCCCACGAGGCACCGTCCGTGCAGGTGTGTCTGGGCTCGTCATGTATTCGTCTCCGACCTGAAGAAGGAAGACAGGCTCACATGTGTGGACGGGATGGGGgcccccccccacttctctgcTCCTGCAGGACGCACACAGTGCTGGGAGAGGGAGTGTCACAAGCCCTCTGTCCTCATGTGCTTgcaggcagacaggcaggcaggcgtgtgcatacacacacacacacacacacacacacacacacacacacacacagcagggaaGCGCCACCGGCAGCAcctgaggaggaaaggagagggcaTGGGAGCCGGGAGGTGGCACGGCAGCAGTGGTGAGGCTGATGGCACACACCACCCGGGACTCTGCCGCGGGGACGCCCCGCTCACAGCCTGGGTCACACTCACACTCCACAGGGTGAGACACTTAGGCAACCACACCGGGATACGCTTTGTCAAAGCTTCTCACACCCCCGAGGgagagccctgccctgccctctacAGGCTGCACGCAGTACTGTGCAGGGTACACGCCCCGGCCGGGCTGTGTGCAGACTTCACGCTGTCTGCGCTCGCTCTCCGCACGCAGAAATCACTGTTGGGAGCACAGGAGCAGGGGCGGCTGTGTAGACGGGCTGCAGtaatgtctggcacacagaaggTGTTTGCAGGACTCAGCACAAGGATTATCATCACCCGTCACATCAGGGTCCTTATAAACCGGAGGAAAACCCAAGTCCCCAGTTCCAGTCTGTTAACCTGCCTACGGCATGAAGCCCGTCCACACTCCCATCTGAAGCCAGTGCAGGGCCTGGATGGGAAAGGGACGAGGCCACCCGTGTGTGCCTATCCCCGCCCTGGACACCAGGAAGGACAGCGTGTCCCGCCCAGGCAGGGGGCTATGCCGAGTCCTTGCCGGAGGaaacccacctcccaccctggaCCACATCAGCTCTCAAATGCAAGGTGGGAATTCTGATTCCAACCGTGAAAAACATCCCCTATGCTCAGTACGTAAAGACACGAAGGAGGGTGTGGGTATCGCTTACCACTGCCCCGTTTCCAAATCCTTTTCTCCTACACCAGCGGCTGCTACACGCAGAAAAGATATTATGAACATACTTACCCACTCAAACAGTAAGTGCCATTGAAATAACCCAATAATTTCTCTGtaacaatgtaaaaacaaaaattcattctttgcccagaaataaaaaaacaaaaaaatatttcttcttttcgcAACCGGCCCATTTGCTGTTGCTGACCTCAAGTCCGGCAGAGTTTGGAGACTAAGATGAACTTCTGGCTGTATTTCCAATACATTTAAGGACCTTCCCGCCTCCACGTTAGAAGACGGCTGTCGTACGTTTTATACTAATTAGCGCGACAGACTGCACTGTGGTGACCGCTAGAGGAAGGTCACCAAAACCCGGGCTCCTGCCCTTCACACGCGTCCCCGCAGAGTCTGAGCACCGTGCTCCCAGGACGGGGTCGGGTGGTGGCTCTtgacctgccccctgccccacccgaCGGCCCTCCAGCACAGGCAGCTGTTTGAAAGCCCAGCCCGTGTCCCTCACCTCTGGGCTCCTGCTGGCGCTGGGTCCTCTAAGAGTCCTTTCCCCACCCGGCCCCACCTGTCAGCCCTTATCCTTCTGATCTCGGCATCAATGCCTTTTCCTCCAGAAGCCCCCTCTGGAAGCCCGGCCTCCACGAGACAAgcagctctctgctctctgtgtcAGCCTCGCAGCGCGGGACCCCAAGGTGCAGGAGGGAACCCCAGGATCAGGTGCTAGCAAAGTGGCCAGAGTCCCCCCTGGGTCCCCTCCTGCCCACACCTTCCACATCCCACAGCCCTGCAGGGGGCTCACCAGACAGGGCACCTCCTCAGGAGCGGAGGGCTCTCCCACCCACATCTGGGCAACAAGGAGCAGGACTGGGCAGGGGCCACGGTGCGTTCCAGCTGTCCATCCTTGCGGAGGTCACCATGTCTAGCTGAACTGCgggctgtgagcccagagccacAGCTGTCCATTTGTGACTATTCGGCGAAAAGAGCTACCCTGCCCAAACAGTCACGGTGACCACTGTCGGGACGTAGGAAGCACTAGCTCCTTTAACCCAAACTACGGAGGCACCTTTTCTAACTACTGAACTCGTGGATTTGATAATGGTCCTGTAATCAAAGGCAAAGATCATAGAAGCATTTGTCTTCCTACTTCTGAGTGAACCAAGCTCTATGGCAGGCTGGCTCTTTGTGGGTATGAATCGATTCAGGGAGGAAAGACAAaagcacacacgtacacacacgtcCCCCCGGGAGTCCCGAGTCTGTGCCATCACCCGTGCCCGTGCCCAGGAGTGCTCCGTATTGGACAAGACTGAAGGCGCCGAGGGGGCTGCGCTGGCCGCTTCACGGACTTGTTCTCTGCTCCTGTGATTCACATGCCCCCAAACACACGTAcaagcacatgtgcacacagatcAGTCTAATAGATGACAGGCTGGCGAGAGCGCCCGGGCGTCTGTGCGCTGGTGTGTCGCGTTTATTCCCCCGCACACTCCGACATCGTAAAAACCTTCCTGGCTGGGCAGCCCGCCCCTCCCAGGCCAGCCCATTCTTGAGAGAGCAAAGCAGGGACCTAACCCATCAgagccctgcctccccacccagcccctgcaCCTGGAGGCACTACTGCTCTGCCTTGACCGCCCCAGGGTCCACCAAAGCCCACCGAAATCGTTCAAGCGAGCCAGTCCTCGAGTTCACGCTGACCTGCTTGCCTTTCCCATGGAAACCCCAACAAAGGCTGCCGCCTAAACCTTGTCCTGTCTCCTGACCGGTACTTCCCCATGGGGCCCAGCATGGGGCAGGCAGGGCCCGTCTCCAGGGCCCACGAGTGTGATAACCCTGGTTCTCCTGAGCCTCTGCTCTGTGTCCGCTGGTGCCCACACCTGTCTCataaaaacacacagaacaaTCTGGTTCTGGAGAGTCACCTCCTAACCCCACAAGGGTGGGGGAGGCTGAAGTTTACAGGTGCAGGTCAACTTCCTGCAGAGATTTCCAGGGTTGGGGAGAAAGGAAGCCTCACCTCCAAGCACGTGATGGTAACCATTACAAGAGTCACCCTGCACAAAACTGTGAACTCTGCTAAACTATGGACTCCCCCGAAGACTTCTTGTACTCTTCCACGAGCCAGTCACGAGGTCCGGGTGACAGTTCCCATTTTGCCACGATTGCGTGAATATGCTCTTAGCCAAGGCTCCCAGCTTCTGTGGCTCCTCTGCCCGGGCCTCTAAGCCTCAGGCTCGGCCCACTGGTGAGCCAGGACAAGTGCTGTATCAGGAAGTTTGGGCTCAGGATCGAGGGACCCCAGGGTGCCACGGCCAAAGGAATAAGAACGGTGGAATCCGACCGTGGTTCCACTATTTAGGGCCATGCTGGGCCCGTTTCTGACTGTGAGAATAAAAAATCTACATAAATGCGGGAGAGTGGGCATTGGGTACTAACAGGAGACACCTACCACGTGCCAGGCATGTTCAACTAGGCCGTCTGCAGGAGAGCCCAGGCGTGGTCCCCGACTCAGACTGCACTGGCATGTGACCAGATGGCCCTCAGAGCCCCGGCCCGTGGTGCACAATCAATCGCCTGCAGTGTCTCTTCCACGCGCGTGGAAGATGCCTGTGACTGGGCCCACCTCCAGATTCTGCCTTTACGGCCCCGGAGGGATGGCCACGCTTGGGCATTTCCTAAGCACGCGGGTGCCCCGAGGCAGGTGCGGAGCCCCTGAGCTGGCATGACCTCCGCTCCCCATCTGGTTGTGAAAACCCAGGAAATCTCAGGTGGGGTGGCCcagtctcttccttcttccaaacAAGGTCAGTGGAACTCAAAGGCAGCACACAGCGGCAGTGGCTTTAAATGTGAGCCACACACAATCGAAGAAAAGCTGATTACCCTGCTGGAAAGAAACACTCAAAGCAAGCCACTGTGAGTCTCTCTTTTCTACTGCCCCTCCCTTGACACTCCTGCCCCCCACCAAGCAGCATAGGGACCAGGGGGTCCTGAGGGTCAGGGTGGACACGTGCACCGTCCCGGGTAAAGGGAACGGAAAAGCGGAGGTTCTGAGACAGGGATCCCTGCTCACCAAACTCACAGTCCTCTGGAGGATGGTAGGACACAGGCCCGTTCCTGGATCCACATGTTTCAGAACCACATGCTTGAGTCACTGACAGTAAGACCACGTGAGGCAAGGACGGAGGCACAGGGCTCCTGAGGAGGCCCAAGTAAGGCGGCTGGGGGCGGGCCAGCTCTTCACGTGGGTGATGGGAAACTGGCTGCAAGGGCTCAGAAATCCGAGAAAAAACACTGTCCTTTAAAGTACaccacagaggggtgcctggggggctcagctggctaagcatcggacactcgatttcggctcaggtcatgatctcatggttcataggatcgagccccgcgtctggctctgtgctgacactgcagagcctgcttgggattctctctctttgcccctcctcccctcactctctttctcccaaaataaataaacttaaaaattattttaaagtacacCATGGAAAACGCGAGGAGCCTTCTAGACCTTTTTGAGGAcagtatcatatatatacatataaatatatattaaaaaataaaaacagctgcaGACAGTAGAGTCAGGCATTGAAACAAAACAGGAGAGCAGAGCTGAGACAGACGGGTACCAGCAAGGCAGTGCAGACAGGGTGGGGCCGACCTCCAGTTCTCCTGTCTTTCCCTGGCCTGTCACCCTGATCACATCCCTCTGAGATGGCACAGAGGACACTAGGGTCACCGCTGTCCCACTGCCGCGTGCCCGCCTCCCAGACTGGAGGGCTCCTTTCTGCGGCCTGAAGTCTAGCGGGTGGTCACAGCTGGAAGTCCCTGTTCCCTCTCGGGGACAGCGGAGGCCCAACAGCTCACCTCAGGCTTTGTTTCCATCTGGAAGGCATCCAAGTCCAGGTGGCTGAGgagctgtgggggcaggggggaggcacTGGTTCCTAGAGGGGGGCCCGGGGTCCCCCACCCAACTCTCTGCAGCTCTCTGTTTTCTTtcggaaaaaaaaatctatctacaAACCTCGTCTTTCTAAGATTCGCTGGTTTCAACGGATGCATTGCGCTGGACCAgccgtttttaaaaaatttaacaagcaTTAGTTTCAGGGCCACAGTGTGACGTGTCAGCCCTGTCTCCAGGGATGGGACTCCGTGGCCACCAGGACGCTGAGAACTCCATCTGATGCCCACCGAAGAGTTCACCGGGGGCTAAATTGCTAAACTGCCAAATACTAGCAGTTCCGTATTTGGCTTCGATAATTGATCCAAAACTTGGAAATGAGGAAGGGCGTATGCTTTCTACATCATGCTGGATGACTGCTTAACAAACCTCGTGAGGATCACCTGACTTGGGAGGTAACTGTCACCCTTTCCTGAGGACCGGCCATTTCAGTCAGAGAAGTTACAGGTTGAACCATGACACTGATAAGGGGCTACCTTCCCCTTTCGGCCCCAGGAAGAGATAGTGTGCGGTTGTGCTTTCGGTGCGCCCAGACACTCACCACTGCCCTGCCTCACCCGGCACGCCTCTCCGACCCTTTCATTCACTCGGTTTTGAACCGGCTTTTCATCCTGCTGGGTCCATAGTCAAGGAGACCAAAGTCACCTGACACGTGTTCCCTGTCTGTGCGAGACCCATGTGTGTATCACTTTGAGAATGATGGTTTGGTCATGTGTAAAAATGTTTCTtccaaaatcaaaagaaattcaGACTCCAGGAACagaacaaaattcagaaaatctGACCAagcatataaatacaaaaataaaatcctgtaaTCCTCCAAGCCAGCTCCAGGCCGCACTACTATTTTCGATTCAATCGATTCACTAAATATAAGCTCTTACtaatttttcccctaaaataagGGCCGGGGATACATACTGCCTGGCGCCTGCTCCTTTCCCGTCCACAATCCTGCCTGCAAAGTTATGTCTCCCCGGCACGGAGACCACCCCGCAGGGTGCACCGGCCCATCCAGCGCCCCGTCAGGCTCCCCGTTGCTCACAGCTCCCCACTGCCAGGCAGTGCACGTGGTCCAGGCCACCCGGAGACCCCAGCACAGGCGCAGCTCCAGTGTTTAGGGACAGGAAGCCCTGGGCGAGAACGCACAGCGAGCGGGCCCTGGGAGCTGCCTGAGGAAGGCTCACTGCCGCGCCCTGCTGCTTCCCGAGCTCCGCGGCTCCCCGGCACGGGGCTCCCCTGCACAAGCACAGGGCTGCTCCGCACAGGGCTCCCCCTCACAAACACCGGGCTCCCCCGCACAGGGCTCCCCCGCACAAGGCTCCCCTGCACAAGCACAGGGCTCACCTGCAAGCGGGGCGGCCGGAGCCCTGTGCAGCGTATCCCCGCCCCCGTCCAAGCCGGGACCTCGCTCCCGGCCACGCCGTAGGGGAGCGCAGGCCCCGCCCCGACGGAGAGGACGCTCACCCCGTCCACAcggcccccgccccggcccgtgCGCCCACCCGCCCACCGTCCTCCCTCATCCCGGCACTCACCGCACGGCCGCCGTCACGACCTCGCCGCAAACACGGCTGCGCATGCGCACGTCCGGTGGGCGGGGCCTATCGCGGGGCCGAACGGAAccgcgggggcggggcctagCGCGGACCGGACGGAACCGCGGGGCGGGGGCGAGGCCTAGCGCGGGACCGAACGGAACCaggggcgcgggggcggggcctagCGCTGACCTAACGGAACCGCGGGGCGGGGGCGAGGCCTAGCGCGGCACCGAACGGAACCGCGGGGGCGGAGCCTAGCGTGAACCGGACGGAACCGCGGGATGGGGGCGGGGCCTAGTGCGGGACCGAACGGAACcaggggcgcggggcggggcctaACGCGGACCTAACGGAACCGCGGAGGCGGGGCCACGGGGGCGCGGACCTGGCTCCGACTTgaggcccctgccctgcctgccctgtACTCTCGGTTGTGCGCAGACCCTCGCCGCCCTCGTCACGCCCCAGGCTGACCCCTGGAGAGTCCAGGCTGTCCAAGGAAAGGGGCCG is a window encoding:
- the CLN8 gene encoding protein CLN8, giving the protein MTHVSDGGTAGSIFDLDYTSWKIRSTLVVAGFVFYVGVFVVCHQLSSSLNATYRSLVAREKVFWNLAATRAVFGVQSTAAGLWALLADPVLQADKACGQQNWCWFHVATATGFFLFENVAVHVSNVLFRTFDWFLVVHHLFAFLGFLGSVVNLRAGHYLAMITLLLEVSTPFTCVSWMLLKAGCSDSLFWKLNQWLMIHMFHCRMVLTYHMWWVCFWHWDGLRSSLHLPHLALFLVGLGLLTLVLNPYWTHKKTQQLLTPVDWNFAQPEPGGGRPAGANGQVPQKKGQ